The following is a genomic window from Solanum lycopersicum chromosome 6, SLM_r2.1.
CAATGATCTGCTTAAGGCTAACTTAGCTTGTTGCTAATGCAGATGGTGCGGCATCTATAGAACTAGAACCAAAATATATAGGAAGATCTGAAGCACAACCTGAACGTGGGAGTATCAGCAGTGAAGAACTGGATGAAGTGACACTTACTGATGACACTTCTTCTCATGCTTATCACCAGAAATCTATTTCTGCTGGCTTTGGGGTGTCCAAATGGCAACTAAAAGGGAAAAGGAATAATCGAAGTCTTAACAGGAGGCCTCTGGATCCTTTTGATGGAAACCTTGCGAGTTTCAAGGGAAAGAGGGGTTATGTATGTCTTCAAGATGACCCCCTTACGAGATCTTGGGCGCAAAATGCTAGATATGGATCAAGAGCTCCACGTCCTGCTAGTCAAAACATGTTCAATTGTGTGGATTGGGCTTGGGATGATCCAGCAAGCAGAGGTTACTGGGAGGAGTCCGCTGAGTATTTTGATTCTGTGAATAGCTACCATCACTCTGGTGGCAGGACCATGCTGGTCAATGTGGACTTAAAAGTCCAATCAAGTTTTCAGAGAGAGCACATACCTATGATTTCATTAACGAGTAAGATAAATGGACAGGCAATAGTTGGATATCCTGTCCAAATTGAAGTGCTTAGTTCTTCTGATAGCCTCCTTTGGGCAACTGAGTGCAATTTTCCAGTATCATCTGATAATGATACTGCACTCCAACCTATTTGGAGGACTGCTCGCAGGACTGCAAATGTTCGTGTTCCGCGGCCCCATGCATCACCAGGGTTGGATAATCCCAAAGGAACCAAGCACGTCCAAGGTTTTGACTGCAACAAAAGTGTCAAAAATGCTAGTGTAAGCGGCATTGTTCAAAAGGGAAGCATGACAAGGACAACTTCCCAGCCTGCCACAGTGAGAACATTTGCAAGAAAGTCTGGAAAAAGGAATAATTTATCTTCCTATCAAAAGGTTAGAACACTTAAATCTATAGCCTTGCAGCAGAAACGTAGTGATCAGAAGGGTAGTTCCAACTGTCATCAAGTGGATGGGACAATCAAACGAGAGACACTGCCAACAGTCATTGCTTGTATTCCAGTTAAGCTAGTGTTCAGTAGGCTAAGTGAGGAATTGGTGGGTCGTCATCAATAATCATTTCTGCTGGGGCTGAAGGACATTCAATACAAACAATAACATAGTGATTTGTAAAAGTTTGGAGAAATATAATAATACTGCACCAGCTAGAAGACGGTTTTTTAGTTTATCTTTTTTGGTCCAGACAAAGGCAACCCCCATATGTATCTGATCTGAGCAGCTTGATTGTCAAGGTAAAGCAGGCAAGGCATACCATAGGAAATTGCTTAGGATGGTATTACAgttgtacatggtttctttcataagtaaactttttttctttagcTTTTTTCTTCAGGCATGGAAGTGTGAAAAGCTGAAGGTGGGTTAGCCACAGATAGTAGACTCTCTATATATGACATTATGTATGTAAATTGTACTAACTTAAGCTATCTATGTATGACTTGGTGCCACAAACTTGTGGCTTTTACTCTCCACTTTCCCCATGTGAAATCAAATAATCTCATTATGAACTTTCATCAGACTCAGCTGTATCTCTAAGGCAAGGAAAATCTTACTTACGCTGAAGTCTATGTCAAGTAAAAGAAtgcatataattttttgtaatttaatcaATAGTGAAGTGATGAGTTTCAAGTTTGACTTGGTTGGAGCAACTTCGTTTAttgtttacaaaaaaaaattgtttcaaaaGAAAGTTTGACTCCTTGTAATTAGCTAATGCACAAGTGCCATAAAACTTGTATTTTAATGTTGAACTTGATCTTTTTTCCCTTAGATAAATGAGTTTGTTAGTTCTCATTAACACATCTTAATAAATGgtgctattttttattttttttttggttgtatCCCATATTTAGTGCACTaactaattcaatttttttgttgcaCATAAGCCTACTAACAAATTAAACAAACTAGTTCTAAATTGTAATGGACTCAATTTTAAATCTTTAATCAAGAATAAAACAATTTTAATCaccattacataatcacattcctTCCAAATTACCTGCAAATGATAAATGTTTTAATCGTCTCTTCTCGGGAGCAAAATTTATCCAATTAAATTGGATCTTTTAAAAAACTTCAATTTGTATCTCGTATAAGTTGTCTTAAGATTTCTTTTTGCTTTGTGAAACAAAAAAACACACAGATAAAGTTTCTCAACAAATTGTAAAGGAATATAGCCGTTGGAACCCTAGAATCCTCGTGGCGGCGACTAGCCGTTGggatacaaaaaataaaaaagaaaaaccaacATACACATTACATAAACTCTTGATCGGTCCCCATGAAgcaataatcataatcattatcTTTGTTTGCAGGACACAACTCGGGTCctctatcttcttcttctctctcttcTCAAGCAAATCCGCAACGCGCACTTCCATTTTACTTGCTTTAATTTGTTCTTCagtattgttattgttattataactCTGATCTTCGTTTTGCAGGCTGTAATATTCTTGTTTCGTTTTTTTTATTGTGATCTCTGgttttgtatcttttttttttgtgctaACACCATGGATGCAGGATCATTGAGTTCTGTCtcagcaagtaagaacaaatctCGTTGCCCTCTTCAGGAACAATATCTACAAAAGAGAAATTCTCGGGATAATGTAAGTTGGTTCTCTACTTGCTTCCGATTATGGACTCTAGAAAGTACtaattgtttcaatttattggTATAATCTGTGTTACACTTGGATTTTGAAATTAAGAAATAGGCTAAAAGGGAGATGGGTTTTCATATACTACGTGTCATCTGGGGTTGGGTTTAATTTTTATAGAACAAATTTGAGGTTTTATGTGAGTTTCTGATATGTGGTACTTTAGCCGAGTGTCTTTCGGAAACAATCTCTCTACCTCCGGAAGGTAGGGTCAGGTTGACATGCACTCTAACCTCTGGGTATGTTGTCGTTTTATGTGAGTTCTAAAGAGGAGGGCATTAACATAGACATTGATTGCTGATTTGGGTTATTACAGTTGGTTAGTTTCATTGCAGTTCTACTAACCACAGGTTATTTTCTCTAAAATGTACCACTTGTTTCCTTTTTTTGccacaatttgtattatattgaattttgaactAAGAGGTCAAAAGGGAGATGATTTTTCATCACTTTGCCATCTGGGGTTGGCTATGATTTTGTAGAATTAATTGAGGTTACTTAGACTTGTTTTATGTGAGTTCTTAGAAGAGGAGGGCTTTGACATAGACATTGATTGTTGATTTGTGTTACTACAGTTGGATAGGTTCATTCCTAATCGTTCGGCAATGGATATGGACTATGCACATTACATGTTGACAGAGGGAAGGAAAGGTAAGGAAAATCCAGCTGTTGATTCTCCCTCCAGAGAGGCATACAGGAAGCAGCTTGCGGAAACATTCAACATGAACAGGTCCCGCATATTGGCGTTCAAGAACAAGCCACCCACTTCTGTTGAGGGTATTCCAAACGACTTCTCATCATCTGTTCACCAACAGGCGAAGACTGCTAAACCGCGTCGATACATTCCTCAGGTGAGTTTACTTAGGTTGTCTAAAGTGAGTATTACATTTCATGAGTTATTGTGCCAATTGTGCTTAACTTTTAAGTCCAAGATTTAGGCATATTGCTGTAAATAGTAACTGTTACTGAATCCCATCCTTATCAGTTTCATCGGTATATTTTTGCAGACCTCTGAAAGGACATTAGATGCTCCAGATCTAGTGGATGACTACTATTTGAATTTGTTAGATTGGGGCAGCAGCAATGTTCTTTCTATTGCTCTAGGCAGCACTGTATATCTGTGGGATGCATCTGATGGTGCCACTTCAGAATTGGTCACTGTTGACGAAGAGCATGGTCCTGTTACAAGTGTTAAATGGGCTCCTGATGGTAGACATATTGCTCTTGGTTTGAACAATTCCGATGTTCAGCTCTGGGATACAACGGCAAATCGGCTGGTTTGTTTCTTGAAATTTTCTGTTCATGTTGTTTATTTTGAGCGATTCTTATGctaatatatgattttatacatTGGTGCAGCTGAGAACTATGAGAGGTGGTCACAGATCCCGAGTTGGCGCTCTAGATTGGAACAATCACTTATTAACAACTGGGGGCATGGATGGTCAGATCAGAAACAATGATGTGAGAGTGAGATCGCCAATTGTTGATACCTACCAAGGACATAACCAAGAAGTTTGTGGTTTAAAATGGTCAGCCTCTGGTCAACAATTAGCTAGTGGTGGAAATGATAATCTCCTCCATATATGGGACAGGTCAATGGCTTCTTCCAACACATCAACAGAGTGGCTTCACAGGCTTGAAGATCATACAGCTGCCGTTAAGGCCCTTGCTTGGTGTCCTTTCCAGGGTAACTTACTAGCCTCTGGTGGTGGTGGAGGTGACAGGTCCATTAAGTTCTGGAACACCCATACTGGTGCTTGCTTGAACTCTATCGATACAGGCTCTCAGGTTTGTGCCCTGCTATGGAACAAGAACGAACGTGAGCTCCTAAGTTCACATGGTTTCACAAAGAATCAGCTCACTCTTTGGAAATACCCTTCCATGGTAAAGACAGCCGAGCTCACTGGTCACACATCCAGAGTTCTTTTTATGGCACAGGTACATGATTCTTAAGTAATTTTGTTGCATTTTTTGCAGTACACAAGAAAGAAAGGAACTAATTTTCTGGTTAAATTTGTTGCAGAGTCCAGATGGTTGCACGGTGGCATCTGCAGCTGGGGATGAAACTCTTAGATTTTGGAATGTATTTGGTACTCCTGAAGTTGCAAAGCCTGCACCAAAGGCAAACACTGAGCCATTTGCTCACCTTAACCGTATTCGGTGAATTGTGAGGGACACCATATATTTATTGCGAGAGTGATTGAATTTCTGTAAAGTCTATATAGCTCAAAATGCTCATGAACCAGACAACTGCTGTATTTATTGTGTAAAATGAGATACTTTGGTTCATTTTCTGTATATGTTCGTTGGTGAAGTTCGTGTAAATGGAGGAGCTATTTGTTTGCGATAATCTTTCTTGGTCACATATAGTGACAAAAAGCATgtgtaaaaagataaaaagcaAAGGTTCTTCATCATAAGAATATTGTATCATTGTGAAACCTTTGGAGGGGTTCTACTCCCTGAATAAAGATGCATATACATTTCTTACTCCCAAACAATTGGCCTAGATTATTAAAAATGTGTCCCTCCATCAGTTCCATTGTGTTTTCCTTTTTCAACTCTATCAACCTGCACTTTACAGGAACAATTTGATCCACCCAAATTCAGCCCAATCCGCCCATTTGACACCTCTTCCATTATTACATCTCTCTGAAGTTCTTAAATCTATTGAGTTTCTTTCTGTTTATCAAATTTTCAGCAACATTGAAAGAGTAATTTCTTTGGGAGGATTTGGATGGTACAACTTTTCTTCCCCAACACAGAGCGAACTTGATAGAAGTAAAAgattcatattatttataatacaaatatttgaTAGCATCTTATTCTGCACTCTTTACTAcagattcaaattttttaaaaaaatcactacaGATTGAAAGAAATTTAAACATAAGCTGGCTTCTCAAGATCCTCGAGTGGGCGGAAGAAGGCCTTCTGTTCCAACACAGAATCTACACTAGCAGTCACAGCCCTGATACCGATATGATGATCAGTGGCTGGTCCAAACACACCAGTATGAGGATGAGGAGTCCAGTACTTATCCGATTTCGCCTTGATCACTTCATCTGGCACCAGCACAGACTCCTCCAGATTCTTATCGTACACTGATGCATGCACTGCCCTCCTGCACAAAAAACACACACATATAAATAAGGATCAAGGATCTGAACTTTACGACACAAACCATTCAATTTCCTGAGTTCGAAATCAATGAAGTACTACTTATTCAATGATTTTCTAATACATACACAAGATCCGAGCCAAAACTTTGATTAATATAGTTCAAAAATCCCTTCTTCAAGCTAACGAATCCACGGTTCTGTAAACTGGTGGCCATTCAAATATGGAttactagtttgaaaaaaaagggaTTAAAGTTCTTAATTACTACTTTTCAACACAATAAAGCAAATGAGTAAGAAGAATTAGATGAAATGCTCAATGTAATGATGATTTTGAGTCTCCGCCTCtatttctctatttatagagaaaaACTCAAGACTTCAGAGTGGACTACAGTAACaatttactaattttattaattattactattattgtttaCTGTATATTAAACAAAGATTACCAAGGATGTATTAGCAATAATATTTGATTACTCTTGCATTAATTCAAACTAATCTTTGTGCCATCTTATTTTTTGGTCACATAAAGTCTGTggactagaaaaaaaaattctttgtgccgtcttattaattttattatttttttttaatatatccttataaattattatttacttcatttacttttaattatttaaggtGCGAAAAATATggaagacaattttttttcctgttCTTCCTTTATAGCATTAAGTactcattcaaaattattttttcaattcaattcaatatttttttaagggaTTGAACTAGTTGcatttattatgttttgttttactACATTAAAATTCAGAATTAAAATACCGTGTCACTAAAAGTCATTGTGTATAATACGAGTAAACGCATAATTTGTTAGGTTATGGAgtctgattaatatatataactgtttACGCGGTTTAACCTTAGGttttactatttattctctgtaacaaaaaatactctgatttattaataaaaatatacctcACTgtcgtggaagtttactcacggggtgttaccacgaaatattggattttctctttctctctctagatctctcgtctctttctcttgaaagttcttgtgttcttcattcatcaagtgtgtgtgcgtgaatttgATCCTAACATAATTATGGCTAAATATACTTATTAAGGATATTATCAATATcgcattaatttattaaaagatgAGAAccattgtaatttttatttatggtCATGAGGGATACTTAAACCTCTGTCAGCTGTGATGTTATATTGAActaaatgaattatttatttatgagaaTATAGTGGCATgacttttatcttttaaaaacatGTGAAGGTGGATGGCTGGATAAAACTTGTGACTATATAAAATGGGGGGGCtggtataaaaaataataattggatCATTTTGActtcaatattaaatttaaaaaatgaatgtactcttaaaaattaacttatgaaaaaatgatattgtttaaaattataataagaaatCCATTTGCCCGGCCTACAAATGGACtccaatattttatttcattttcataagattgaataaatagaagaaaatattaaataaaatatctagtACTCTagctttatgatttttttttttaagtttatgtTTTTCTATCGACTATGTAACAGTAAGCTCCCAATTAGAACTCTTGATAAAGCCACCAGATTAAAGTCAAAGCTCACatgtttaattattaattagctAAATTAGCCTCTAAGTGCGACACTgtgattttaaaagttttttgcATAGATTTCACCACTCCCACGAGAGAAAActaaacttaattaaaaaattaaaaaatatatgataattgaactacaattaaaaatttaaaaggtaACGTATATTAACTTTatacaatttaataaaaagtttgTCATTATTAAGTTATTTCTTCTTATCTTCcttaattttgataataaaattatatcatatttattaatagtgggatatgaaaaataatttgtgaAATTAATTGAAGTATGCATAACCTAATTCAAATACTGTGattaaaaaaagggataattatatagaatgacaaattaataatataaaataaatatagtagctaTCCTTTAATATATTTGTGTTCCATAACATACTGTTTGTCAGTCCCTCTAACGCATGCAAATACATCAGAGTTGGCTCGATAGtgttaaaaaaaagacatgtgtCTTAGGCCTCAAATTTTAGGggcctcatttttttttaataataataggttataagttattatcttttaaacaaatattgaatactatttgtagaaaaaataaacaattcatgAAAAAGAAGGGATTAATAGAAGAAATTCGACATATTTAGAGTATTATATCTCatgagaaataatttaaaataagaatggttatattatcaaatgaaaactagaataaatcaattatataagaGTTATTAACAATTTAAGTTTAAGGCCCTACTTGTCATGAAGAAGTGCAATGCAAAAGAACGCCTTTTTTCTGGAGGCCTCAGGCAGTGGGTTTTTACTTGAGGTCACTAATACGCTTGAGTCGCCcctaaaatacatatatcttcatcctatacacttataattatataatacaaatatttcccagaacaagtctcttttgcctttctcattttatacaaattcaaattgtatataatttctctctttctcgttttatacaattcgattcaattgtatattccctgcaCAAGTCTTTTtatctttctcgttttatacaaattcaaattgtatataatttctctctttctcgttttatacaattcaattctgCCTTTCTcgctttctcgttttatataattcaaattgtttataatttttctctctcattttgtacaattcgttttatacaattcgcttcaattgtatatgtatagcaaattatacatatacaaatttgctatgaagcgcaattatataaactttgttataacatacaaatatgaattttatgtttattatacgTGAAAGTCGCCAAAAAGAACTATTGCAACTTGCAAGGGTCTCACAGCTTCCACTAGCAAACATTtaactttataaaatgaaaCTATAAGATCGTGAAACACCATTAAAAGATAAACTTAtaactttataaaatgaaaCTACAAGATCGTGAAACACCATTACATGATaaacttttgttttttaaaagcagtatgtattttaaaaatagttgaaTTCCAAGATATTTTACGTTTCAGTCTAAATTGTTAGGCCACAGAAATAAGTAGTGcaactaattaaaatatatcttaaagtCTTATTTAGGAGCCTGGTAACcaagtttgaaaatatttacttaAAAGTATACATATGATGAAACATATTTATTACTAATATAAAAATCCACTCAACTAGTCAACTGAAATCCCCGTGTTGTACCCGTTTCATTCGTTTTAGGGATAATAACTAGGCGGGGTGAgatatgataaattaatttttttttaaaaaaatattaaacaaaataaaataagttaaaaaatttgtCCCGCcttattttatttacattttcggcttataattatttttgtgagtAGTGAAAATGTCAAATTATTTGTGAAGATGAAATATTCGTAtagaaattaaagataaaagGGCATATGCAAAGTTATTATTCTATTAAACGTGTGGTGGTCACATATATAATACTAACGTGCCGTTGAGTACTAATTATAATATCCATTGATTGATTATTGCAGTATTTATTCCAAAACTTTAAGTAGCAACCGATAATACATTAAATCTAGTGGGACAGGAGAATAAAATGACATTAAATTGTACTTTCCTTAGCAACATCAACACgtgttttatttatatgaacCAAACATCAAAACATTTGGATCGgagattaataaaaataaaaggtataatgcataagtatttttttaatttatgtctaaaattttagagatatatttatactatttaaagTCCTATTAtccctaaatttattttataaatagtgTTCTACcactttttggcctacgtgatACTATCTCGTTGGTTCAACATTGATTGCTTTTTTTgttcaagctagtgtcacgtaagtaaaaaataaaataaaaaactacttataaaataagttaaaaattaatataaaaccttaatatagtataagtgagTTTTATATTACATGCTCACGATAACAATAGAGCGAGACAGACAGGGTTTAACATGACGGGTTGGGCAAGAAAAGATTTAACCGAGACAGGTCAAATTAATACacatttttttgagaaaataatgcACGAGGGGGCTAGCTAGGCAGGTGGCTAGGAATATAACTAACCAGAAGTAACTTCACAACCTAATAAAATATGTGtgaaattaataatgaaattgataaaactttaattaaataacatGAAAGACAGGTTCCTCCATCAGTTAGAGCCTCTGCCAGATCAAACATTAACACTTAAGCCTCTcgatgttaaaaaaaattgcataagtatCTTCTAagttatatcaaaattttagagacacattTTTAGCTGATTAGATTTTCTTATAAACGACGAGATTAGcataaaagttttatttatgGTTGATTTAGTGTTTGTGAAATTAGGTCCTACGTCTAACTCACactccaaaagctagctcaaaggaaGGAGGATTGCCCAACCCTTATAAGGAATCCACTAATTTCATTAATCAATGATGTGAActtttttgtcattctttaacaccccaccttACGCCTAGTGCTTACCATCTGGTGCGtggacaattttgattttgaaagcCCCAACATTGAGAGAGATGGGCCCTGctatgataccatgtgaaattaaGTCTTAGgtctaactcacaccccaaaagctagcttaAAGAGAGGAAGATTGTCCAAActttataaggagtccaccaaTCTTATTAACTAACAATGTAAACTTTTTTGTCACTCTTACTCTTTAAtagtattttctttgaaaaatatgGTTTATAAAAATGTTTGATGAGAAATTGTTGATTGAAAGATTTTCATACactatcaatataatttaatatatagtgttacttattaattataacttatatccagattattaatatataatttataatgattTATAGGTATCTGTTCACCTACATGTTGCATGcatcaatttattttacatCGTTAATATATAAAAAGCCTAAATTCCTACCTTTTAAAAAACTGTACGTTTTATAAGTACTCCACATGTgtatgtgagaaaggataaatGGGAAGAGAATCTAATTTATGGAATTTGAATCCTCTTTACatttaaacctaaaaaaaaataaaaaaaatctacatatataataagaacgtttttctttttaaaaaaaaaaattctttaaaatgatCTATTCCTTTCCCATGTCAAACAACATGCTTCATACCTGTTCTGTTGTATATCATCTTTCGATGCAAAACAataatttctttataaaaaatatggaATAAAATCTAGCCAAAAAAGTTATagcatatattttaattaaaagaaataatatttaggAGCTAAAATGTGCTATTAGGAAAAGAAAATTAGTTAGTCAACAACTTCCAGCTCTTGTTCTGTTGCATGCATGACAAATGCCAATTAAATTAGTGACGTATGTTATGAGCAACTTCCCcacttatttaagaaaaaatcgACAAAATGAATTGTATGTTTTGCTTAAATCacctttaatttataataaagtaattaatttgGATTTTGATTAGGAAGTTTGTACTGTACTTTTGCTAAGAGCTACAAATGTTATGTGATCTACTGTGGTTTTAAATATAGTGAGAACATAATTTTGATGATCCAAATTGAGTAGTAATTATAGCAAGAGTACTAAAACTAGtggtaaaagtaaaaaaaaaatctacgaTGTTCCTGCTTATGTTAAAACTTTTTAAGGTCCGCCTCATGGATCCCAGTTGAAAGAGATAAATTGAACAAGTATGATCGTTCCTTGTTGGGATGTACTATTAAATCTAAATTAGGGTTATCTGCAAAAAAACTACGATAAAACTGTTTATGAATATCTTCGCAGAGTGAACTTGATTTAATCCTATACTTTTGTGATGAATTgtcataaaattattatgtttgcTACAAGTAATTTAATTAGATTTGGCTACGTACACCACTAAGGCACCAACTAAAAGAAGTTTAATAAATAGCTAAAAGTTATATCGAAGTTAGTGCTAATCACCTTTTATCCTTAAAGAGATATATGTTTCTGGTTTGAAGctctagaaataaaattttctatgataaaaatctttattctaaaataagatttctaatgtaatttaaattacTTGAACATCAAAGTAAATATCGAAAAGCTACGTGAGAAACTAAAAAATATgtgcaagaattttttttttcctcatcTCCGAAACCAAAAGCTTAAGCTTAGGAGAAAATAGGAAGTTGTTTTGTTCTCTAATCCACTAAAGTAAATCAATTAATGATGACATGCAATTAATTAAGCTTCAGAATAGATACTACAATACTTAATTACTATTTGATCACTAATCACCAGAAATTAATTTAGCAGAACAAAATGactttaattttctctttttcgaatgatatattatcttttcattatatatatataaataaaatctcccaaaaaatgCATGTGGAGTTTGACTTCACTTTAGTACCTTTCTCAAATCATGTTCTCAAACAAAGCAACATGTATTCAAACTAAAAAGAATAATTGAGATTGGATTATATCtcctattattattttctagtaGTACTTTACTTTGTAtgcaaaaaataaagtaaattaagATAAATGTGCATCTTAATTAAAAACATGAATAAGTTTTAGCCAGCCACGAGTAATGACACCACTTATATTCATGCGAAAAAAATAGTAGCACCGAATATTACtaaagatataatataataaaataaataaaagtattaaCTTTTGATaactaaaactttttatttatttacaattttATACAACTGAACATGTAGAAGAGGGAACAAGCAGAGGTTTAAGTACAAGTTTGCTAAAGAATTATCAGCttattatatttcaatatattttacaatatttgaAACTCTTtaacaaagtttttttttttttgaataattacaTAGACCTTCCTATAAGTTTGTTTCacaaaatttagtatttttcaATCCTACACTCATCTTCTTTGTAATAttcattttaacttaattaatattaattcaaaataataaaaatatgataaatttgtcgtttttaatttatacttccaaaacaaaaattatcatCTTTATATGATTTTCAATGCAAATCAATATCTCGTTATCTCTTTTGTCTGCTACTATGAAAACCGAACAATGGTTTTATTCTATCTTTGCCTATTACGAAAATACCCCTTCGTTTCATATTagtgttcattttttttttcacgtcacttaaaaaatcataaataaataaaaaaaattgctgatgaaactctaaaaaaaaaattatactttaaaaaaaagagaattgatTGTAAGGGTAAGatggaaatttttaaaattcatgttatcttaatttt
Proteins encoded in this region:
- the LOC101261334 gene encoding cell division cycle 20.2, cofactor of APC complex-like, with product MDAGSLSSVSASKNKSRCPLQEQYLQKRNSRDNLDRFIPNRSAMDMDYAHYMLTEGRKGKENPAVDSPSREAYRKQLAETFNMNRSRILAFKNKPPTSVEGIPNDFSSSVHQQAKTAKPRRYIPQTSERTLDAPDLVDDYYLNLLDWGSSNVLSIALGSTVYLWDASDGATSELVTVDEEHGPVTSVKWAPDGRHIALGLNNSDVQLWDTTANRLLRTMRGGHRSRVGALDWNNHLLTTGGMDGQIRNNDVRVRSPIVDTYQGHNQEVCGLKWSASGQQLASGGNDNLLHIWDRSMASSNTSTEWLHRLEDHTAAVKALAWCPFQGNLLASGGGGGDRSIKFWNTHTGACLNSIDTGSQVCALLWNKNERELLSSHGFTKNQLTLWKYPSMVKTAELTGHTSRVLFMAQSPDGCTVASAAGDETLRFWNVFGTPEVAKPAPKANTEPFAHLNRIR
- the LOC101261035 gene encoding late embryogenesis abundant protein At5g17165, which produces MATSLQNRGFVSLKKGFLNYINQSFGSDLVRAVHASVYDKNLEESVLVPDEVIKAKSDKYWTPHPHTGVFGPATDHHIGIRAVTASVDSVLEQKAFFRPLEDLEKPAYV